A single region of the Mercenaria mercenaria strain notata chromosome 6, MADL_Memer_1, whole genome shotgun sequence genome encodes:
- the LOC128558093 gene encoding uncharacterized protein LOC128558093, protein MHAGCRNNKFPNPYKCERRTNRQSTSANYANAEFHKGQDGSIAIENPGYVPSSSSTTDNIDEHPYSSVDPRHVQPVNGGDETLPEVAQIEVTRDTAVLTFDSWMKDMQKAGSDIN, encoded by the exons ATGCATGCCGGATGTAGGAATAATAAATTCCCTAACCCCTATAAATGCGA AAGAAGAACTAATCGACAATCGACCTCGGCAAATTACGCAAATGCAGAGTTCCACAAAGGTCAAGACGGAAGCATTGCCATTGAGAACCCAGGATATGTTCCGAGTAGCTCATCTACAACGGACAACATAGATGAACATCCATATTCTAGTGTAGATCCCAGACACGTTCAACCTGT AAACGGAGGAGATGAAACACTGCCAGAAGTGGCTCAGATAGAGGTGACTCGCGATACCGCAGTCCTTACGTTTGACTCCTGGATGAAAGATATGCAGAAGGCGGGATCAGATATAAATTGA